The following are from one region of the Methyloversatilis discipulorum genome:
- a CDS encoding acyl--CoA ligase, which produces MSGISTLAELFSTGADSAVALSAPARTDLSFGNLRALMTRTVARLNELGVGRNDRVAIVLPNGPDMASAFISIASGATAAPLNPGYRAEEFEFYLSDLNAKALVVERGSVSPAIEVAKKLGVRVIDLVANEAAGDFSLEPREAAAVAPAANGGAAQADDVALVLHTSGTTSRPKIVPLTQRNVSASAQNIRATLAFTEKDRGLNIMPLFHIHGLIAGIMAPLSAGASVFCTPGFDALKFFSLMDEAHPTWYTAVPTMHQAILSRASRNKEIIERNPLRFMRSSSSSIPPQVIRELEETFGAPLIEAYGMTEASHQMASNPLPPRARKPGSVGLAAGPEVEIMDDDGNILPAGEIGEIVIRGANVTPGYENNEKANKEGFTNGWFRTGDQGSKDAEGYLSLTGRLKEIINRGGEKISPREVDEVLMDHPAVAQVVTFGIPHPKLGEEVGAVVVLREGQQATDKEITAFAATRLADFKVPRKILFMDEIPKGATGKLQRIGLAQKLGLGG; this is translated from the coding sequence ATGTCCGGTATTTCCACGCTTGCCGAGCTGTTTTCCACCGGTGCCGATTCGGCAGTGGCGCTGTCCGCGCCCGCGCGCACCGATCTGAGCTTCGGCAATCTGCGCGCACTGATGACGCGCACCGTCGCACGTCTGAATGAACTGGGTGTGGGTCGCAACGACCGCGTCGCCATCGTCCTGCCGAATGGCCCGGACATGGCCAGCGCCTTCATCAGCATTGCTTCCGGTGCCACCGCCGCGCCGCTGAATCCGGGCTACCGCGCCGAGGAATTCGAGTTTTACCTGTCCGACCTGAATGCCAAGGCACTGGTCGTCGAGCGCGGCAGCGTGTCGCCGGCGATCGAGGTGGCGAAGAAGCTGGGCGTGCGCGTGATCGACCTGGTGGCGAACGAAGCCGCTGGCGATTTCAGCCTGGAGCCGCGAGAAGCCGCGGCCGTCGCCCCGGCCGCCAACGGCGGCGCCGCGCAGGCGGACGACGTCGCACTGGTGCTGCATACCTCGGGTACGACCTCGCGTCCGAAGATCGTTCCGCTGACCCAGCGCAACGTGTCCGCTTCGGCGCAGAACATCCGCGCCACGCTGGCCTTCACCGAAAAGGACCGCGGCCTGAACATCATGCCGCTGTTCCATATTCACGGCCTGATCGCCGGCATCATGGCGCCGCTGTCGGCCGGTGCTTCGGTGTTCTGCACGCCGGGCTTCGATGCCCTGAAGTTCTTCTCGCTGATGGATGAAGCGCACCCGACCTGGTACACGGCGGTGCCGACCATGCATCAGGCCATCCTGTCGCGCGCCTCGCGCAACAAGGAAATCATCGAACGCAACCCGCTGCGCTTCATGCGCTCGTCGTCGTCGTCGATCCCGCCGCAGGTCATCCGCGAACTGGAGGAAACCTTCGGCGCTCCGCTGATCGAGGCTTACGGCATGACCGAAGCGTCGCACCAGATGGCGTCCAACCCGCTGCCGCCGCGCGCCCGCAAGCCGGGTTCCGTCGGCCTGGCCGCCGGTCCGGAAGTCGAAATCATGGACGACGACGGCAACATCCTGCCGGCCGGCGAGATCGGCGAAATCGTCATCCGTGGTGCCAACGTCACCCCGGGTTACGAGAACAACGAAAAGGCCAACAAGGAAGGCTTCACCAACGGCTGGTTCCGCACCGGCGACCAGGGCAGCAAGGACGCCGAGGGCTATCTGTCGCTGACCGGCCGCCTGAAGGAAATCATCAACCGCGGCGGCGAGAAGATTTCGCCGCGCGAAGTCGACGAAGTGCTGATGGATCACCCCGCTGTGGCGCAGGTCGTCACCTTCGGCATCCCCCACCCCAAGCTGGGCGAGGAAGTGGGCGCCGTGGTCGTGCTGCGTGAAGGTCAGCAGGCCACCGACAAGGAAATCACCGCCTTCGCCGCGACGCGACTGGCCGACTTCAAGGTTCCGCGCAAGATCCTGTTCATGGATGAAATCCCGAAGGGTGCGACCGGCAAGCTGCAACGCATCGGTCTCGCCCAGAAGCTGGGTCTGGGTGGCTGA
- a CDS encoding Bug family tripartite tricarboxylate transporter substrate binding protein — translation MTKLGKWAGRALVTAIATIGLTGAANAWEPTKPVEFVVPAGTGGGADQMARFIQGVVAKNKLMAQPLVVVNKSGGAGAEGFLEVKGAKGDPHKIIITLSNLFTTPLATGVPFNWRDLTPGAMLALDQFVLWVNADAPYKTAKEYIDDIKAKPANTFKMAGTGSKQEDQIITAMIDKATGKKMTYVPFKGGGDVAVQLVGGHVNSTVNNPIEAEAHWRGGKLRPLCIMDSEKLPYNEKVTATQAWGDIPTCKSAGVPIEYLMLRGVFLAPGVTQEQVDFYVNLFKKVRETPEWADFMKKGAFKQTFMSGKEFADWVGKSEAMHYGLMKDAGFLAK, via the coding sequence ATGACCAAACTCGGAAAGTGGGCCGGCCGCGCCCTCGTGACCGCCATCGCGACCATCGGTCTGACCGGTGCCGCGAATGCCTGGGAACCGACCAAGCCGGTCGAGTTCGTCGTGCCGGCCGGTACCGGTGGCGGTGCCGACCAGATGGCCCGTTTCATCCAGGGCGTCGTGGCCAAGAACAAGCTGATGGCCCAGCCGCTGGTCGTCGTCAACAAGTCCGGCGGTGCCGGCGCGGAAGGTTTCCTCGAAGTGAAGGGCGCCAAGGGCGACCCGCACAAGATCATCATCACCCTGTCGAACCTGTTCACCACGCCGCTGGCGACCGGTGTCCCGTTCAACTGGCGTGACCTGACCCCGGGCGCGATGCTGGCGCTCGACCAGTTCGTGCTGTGGGTGAACGCCGATGCGCCGTACAAGACGGCCAAGGAATACATCGACGACATCAAGGCCAAGCCGGCCAACACCTTCAAGATGGCCGGTACCGGGTCGAAGCAGGAAGACCAGATCATCACCGCGATGATCGACAAGGCGACCGGCAAGAAGATGACCTACGTGCCGTTCAAGGGCGGTGGCGACGTGGCGGTGCAACTGGTCGGCGGTCACGTCAATTCGACGGTGAACAACCCGATCGAGGCGGAAGCCCACTGGCGTGGCGGCAAGCTGCGTCCGCTGTGCATCATGGACAGTGAAAAGCTGCCGTACAACGAGAAGGTGACCGCGACCCAGGCCTGGGGCGACATCCCGACCTGCAAGAGCGCCGGCGTACCGATCGAGTACCTGATGCTGCGCGGCGTGTTCCTGGCGCCGGGCGTCACGCAGGAACAGGTCGACTTCTACGTCAATCTGTTCAAGAAGGTGCGCGAGACGCCGGAGTGGGCCGACTTCATGAAGAAGGGCGCGTTCAAGCAGACCTTCATGAGCGGCAAGGAATTTGCCGACTGGGTCGGCAAGTCGGAAGCGATGCACTACGGCCTGATGAAGGACGCAGGCTTCCTGGCCAAGTAA
- a CDS encoding tripartite tricarboxylate transporter TctB family protein yields MMERSEDAAEAGMSNRWPEILVALFLFAIGIIVVNDSIRVGIGWEEGEGPRAGYFPFYIGCILLISSGWILFGALTRFKKAQPQFASWVELKSVMQMLVPLTIYIVAVVYLGIYVSSLVLIAFFMKVHGKFGLIATTLTAVGVPLAAFMLFERWFLVPLPKGPIELMLGF; encoded by the coding sequence ATGATGGAGCGATCCGAGGACGCCGCTGAAGCCGGCATGTCCAACCGCTGGCCGGAAATCCTGGTCGCGCTCTTCCTGTTCGCCATCGGCATCATCGTGGTGAACGACAGCATCCGAGTCGGCATCGGCTGGGAAGAGGGTGAGGGCCCGCGCGCCGGCTATTTCCCCTTCTACATCGGCTGCATCCTGCTCATATCCAGCGGCTGGATCCTGTTCGGCGCACTGACACGCTTCAAGAAGGCACAGCCGCAGTTCGCGTCCTGGGTCGAGCTGAAGTCGGTGATGCAGATGCTGGTGCCGCTCACCATCTACATCGTGGCTGTCGTCTATCTCGGCATCTACGTGTCGTCGCTGGTGCTGATCGCCTTCTTCATGAAGGTGCACGGCAAGTTCGGCCTCATTGCCACCACCCTGACCGCAGTCGGCGTGCCGCTCGCAGCCTTCATGCTGTTCGAGCGCTGGTTCCTCGTGCCGCTGCCCAAAGGTCCGATCGAGCTGATGCTCGGTTTCTGA
- a CDS encoding tripartite tricarboxylate transporter permease, whose product MEELNNLMHGFSVALTLPNLGFMVLGITLGILIGVLPGLGGANGIAILLPLTFSMDQTSAIIMLSCIYWGALFGGAITSILFNIPGEPWSVATTFDGFPLAQQGRAGAALTAAFTSSFVGAFFAVLLITFLAPLVAKFALKFGAAEMFAVQMLTFCSFVGMSKEPPAKTLAVMALGFALAAVGMDTVTGTLRMTFGTTELLKGFDFLIAVIGLFGIGEILLTMEEGLAFKGKSAKIQLNVVLQTWKELLRYWKTSIRSVLVGCWMGVTPGGATPASFMAYGLARRGAKDKDSFGKGNIEGVVAPETAAHAAGTSALLPMLTLGIPGSPTAAVLLGGLLIWGLQPGPLLFTEKPDFVWGLIASMYLGNIVGLIVVLTTVPWWAAILRIPFSVIGPVIIVICAIGAYTVHSSIFDVVMMLVFGVFGYLFKKLRYPLAPLVLALVLGDMAESSFRQSMLLSQGSLDIFWANPLVAGLMLLSFTMLLWPIVPALKHYLRGRA is encoded by the coding sequence ATGGAAGAACTCAACAACCTCATGCACGGGTTCAGCGTCGCGCTGACCCTGCCCAATCTGGGCTTCATGGTGCTCGGCATCACGCTGGGCATCCTGATCGGCGTGCTGCCGGGCCTGGGCGGTGCCAACGGCATCGCCATCCTGCTGCCGCTGACCTTTTCGATGGACCAGACCTCGGCCATCATCATGCTGTCCTGCATCTACTGGGGCGCGCTGTTCGGCGGGGCGATCACGTCGATCCTGTTCAACATTCCGGGCGAACCGTGGTCGGTGGCCACCACCTTCGACGGCTTCCCGCTGGCGCAGCAGGGTCGGGCGGGTGCCGCACTGACGGCGGCGTTCACGTCGTCCTTCGTTGGCGCCTTCTTCGCCGTGCTGCTGATCACCTTCCTCGCCCCGCTGGTGGCGAAGTTCGCGCTGAAGTTCGGGGCGGCGGAAATGTTCGCGGTGCAGATGCTCACCTTCTGCTCCTTCGTCGGCATGAGCAAGGAGCCACCCGCCAAGACGCTGGCCGTGATGGCGCTCGGCTTCGCGCTGGCGGCGGTCGGCATGGACACGGTGACCGGCACGCTGCGCATGACCTTCGGCACCACAGAGCTGCTGAAGGGCTTCGACTTCCTGATCGCGGTGATCGGTCTGTTCGGCATCGGCGAAATCCTGCTGACGATGGAAGAGGGCCTGGCCTTCAAGGGCAAGAGCGCGAAGATCCAGCTCAACGTCGTGCTGCAGACCTGGAAGGAACTGCTGCGCTACTGGAAGACCTCGATCCGCTCGGTGCTGGTGGGCTGCTGGATGGGCGTCACCCCGGGTGGCGCGACGCCGGCCTCCTTCATGGCCTACGGTCTGGCCCGTCGGGGAGCGAAGGACAAGGACTCGTTCGGCAAGGGCAATATCGAAGGCGTGGTGGCCCCGGAAACCGCGGCGCACGCCGCCGGTACCTCGGCGCTGCTGCCGATGCTGACGCTGGGCATTCCCGGTTCGCCGACCGCCGCCGTGCTGCTGGGCGGCCTGCTGATCTGGGGTCTGCAGCCCGGTCCGCTGCTGTTCACCGAGAAGCCGGACTTCGTCTGGGGCCTGATCGCGTCGATGTACCTCGGCAACATCGTCGGCCTGATCGTCGTGCTGACCACGGTGCCTTGGTGGGCGGCCATCCTGCGCATCCCGTTCTCGGTGATTGGCCCGGTCATCATCGTGATCTGCGCGATCGGTGCCTACACGGTGCACAGCTCCATCTTCGACGTGGTGATGATGCTGGTGTTCGGCGTGTTCGGTTACCTGTTCAAGAAGCTGCGTTACCCGCTCGCACCGCTGGTGCTTGCGCTGGTGCTCGGCGACATGGCCGAATCGAGCTTCCGCCAGTCCATGCTGCTGTCGCAGGGCAGTCTCGACATCTTCTGGGCCAACCCGCTGGTGGCCGGTCTGATGCTGCTGTCCTTCACCATGCTGCTGTGGCCCATCGTGCCGGCGCTGAAGCACTATCTGCGCGGCCGTGCGTGA
- a CDS encoding 2-dehydropantoate 2-reductase, with product MKIAVVGAGAIGGYLAVKLSRAGNEVTCIARGPNLAAIQAKGMSLILEDGTVEDAPNIRGVQKMADAGVQDVILLTLKAHQVKDVAADMRALFGPDTMVVTMQNGIPWWYFHKLGGDYEGTPVTSVDPDGIVAANIEVERVIGSVVYPASELVEPGVIKLIEGNRFTLGELDGSRSPRIEALSQAMIAAGFKSPVSKDIRSEMWVKLWGNLSFNPISALTHATLEDICRFPLTRELAANMMREAQAVGEKLGVEFKIGLDKRIAGAEAVGAHKTSMLQDVEAGRPLEFEALVGSVRELGRITGIPTPNIDAVYALVSLLARTLSDKKGKLAIAG from the coding sequence ATGAAGATCGCAGTCGTTGGCGCAGGCGCCATCGGTGGTTACCTGGCGGTGAAGCTGTCGCGCGCCGGCAATGAAGTGACCTGCATCGCGCGCGGCCCCAACCTCGCCGCCATCCAGGCCAAGGGCATGTCGCTGATCCTGGAGGACGGCACGGTCGAAGACGCCCCGAACATCCGCGGCGTGCAGAAGATGGCCGACGCCGGCGTGCAGGACGTCATCCTGCTGACGCTGAAGGCGCATCAGGTGAAGGACGTGGCGGCCGACATGCGCGCGCTGTTCGGCCCCGACACGATGGTCGTGACCATGCAGAACGGCATCCCCTGGTGGTATTTCCACAAGCTGGGCGGCGACTACGAAGGCACGCCGGTCACCTCGGTCGATCCGGACGGCATCGTCGCCGCCAATATCGAGGTCGAGCGCGTGATCGGCTCGGTCGTCTATCCGGCGTCCGAGCTGGTCGAGCCGGGCGTGATCAAGCTGATCGAGGGCAACCGCTTCACGCTGGGCGAGCTCGACGGATCGCGTTCGCCGCGCATCGAGGCGCTGTCGCAGGCGATGATCGCCGCTGGCTTCAAGTCGCCGGTGTCGAAGGACATCCGCTCCGAAATGTGGGTGAAGCTGTGGGGCAACCTGAGCTTCAACCCGATTTCGGCGCTGACCCATGCCACGCTGGAAGACATCTGCCGCTTCCCGCTGACGCGCGAACTCGCTGCCAACATGATGCGCGAGGCGCAGGCGGTCGGCGAGAAGCTGGGCGTGGAATTCAAGATCGGTCTGGACAAGCGGATCGCCGGCGCCGAAGCGGTCGGTGCGCACAAGACCTCGATGCTGCAGGACGTCGAAGCCGGCCGTCCGCTGGAGTTCGAGGCGCTGGTTGGCTCGGTGCGCGAACTGGGCCGCATCACCGGTATCCCGACGCCCAACATCGACGCGGTCTACGCGCTGGTGTCGCTGCTGGCGCGCACCTTGTCGGACAAGAAGGGCAAGCTGGCCATCGCTGGCTGA
- a CDS encoding sulfite exporter TauE/SafE family protein yields MMLIPDFFPSLDFVLACLVLGAVAGFFAGMLGIGGGTLLVPILVMLFEQQQVTPDHILHLALGTSMAAIVVSAFVSLRTHHAHGAVDWPVVRLMTVGVLLGTALGTFIARLVSTQTLSVFFAVFIAYIAINMLVGLKPKPSRQLPGPAGLIAVGGGIGTISALVAVGGGAMTVPFLTWCNRDIRNAIGTSAALGLPIALGGTVGYVVNGWGVQGMPAQVLGYVHLPALAAILCTSVFTTPWGARAAHRLPATLLKRVFATLLVVLCARMLWKLWAA; encoded by the coding sequence ATGATGCTGATACCGGACTTCTTCCCCAGCCTCGACTTCGTCCTCGCCTGTCTCGTGCTCGGTGCCGTTGCCGGCTTCTTCGCCGGCATGCTGGGCATCGGCGGCGGCACGCTGCTGGTGCCGATACTGGTGATGCTGTTCGAACAGCAGCAGGTGACGCCGGACCACATCCTGCATCTGGCGCTGGGCACCTCGATGGCGGCCATTGTCGTGTCCGCCTTCGTCAGCCTGCGCACCCATCACGCACACGGCGCCGTCGACTGGCCGGTAGTCCGGCTGATGACGGTGGGCGTGCTGCTCGGTACCGCGCTCGGCACCTTCATCGCGCGTCTCGTTTCTACGCAGACGCTGTCGGTGTTCTTTGCGGTATTCATCGCCTACATCGCGATCAACATGCTGGTCGGACTGAAGCCCAAGCCGTCGCGTCAGCTGCCGGGGCCGGCCGGCCTCATTGCGGTAGGGGGCGGCATCGGTACCATTTCCGCGCTGGTGGCGGTCGGCGGCGGTGCGATGACGGTGCCCTTCCTGACCTGGTGCAACCGCGACATCCGCAACGCCATCGGCACCTCTGCCGCGCTGGGCCTGCCGATCGCGCTCGGCGGCACGGTCGGCTACGTCGTCAATGGCTGGGGTGTGCAAGGCATGCCGGCTCAGGTGCTGGGCTATGTGCACCTGCCGGCGCTGGCCGCCATCCTATGCACCAGCGTGTTCACCACGCCCTGGGGTGCGCGCGCCGCTCACCGTCTGCCGGCCACCTTGCTCAAGCGCGTGTTCGCGACGCTGCTGGTCGTGCTGTGCGCGCGCATGCTGTGGAAGCTGTGGGCGGCCTGA
- the mgtE gene encoding magnesium transporter produces MADADEILHHDAMQERLQEVRTLLDRQKRVESLVHRQEMPRHELVETLVAKQHHNELTKKLDAMHPADIAYILEALPPDDRLLVWDLVRAERDGEILLEVSDAVRETLIDAMEPKELVAAVEQLDADELADLAPDLPTEVMQDVFSSLDHEEREQLRAAMSYPEDSVGALMDFDMVTVREDVTLEVVLRYLRLFDELPDHTDQIFVIDRDDKLRGSLSLNTLLVNDVDVDVASVMHDHPLVLRASDSAESAAQAFERYDLVSAPVVDHHDQLIGRLTVNEVMDFIREQSEEELLAHAGLREEEDIFAPIMDSVKNRWAWLAINLVTAFFASRVIGAFEGSIEKLVALAALMPIVAGIGGNSGNQTITMIVRAIALGQLQPEAARRLYRKEMGVSLINGIVWGGLLGLLAWWLYDSWALGMVMTGAMTLNLLLAAFVGVSVPMLLARYGRDPAVGSSVLITAVTDSGGFFIFLGLATLFLI; encoded by the coding sequence GTGGCCGACGCCGACGAAATCCTTCACCACGACGCGATGCAAGAGCGCCTGCAAGAGGTGAGGACGCTGCTCGACCGTCAGAAGCGGGTCGAAAGCCTGGTGCACCGGCAGGAGATGCCGCGTCACGAGCTGGTCGAGACGCTGGTGGCCAAGCAGCATCACAACGAGCTGACCAAGAAGCTCGACGCGATGCACCCGGCCGACATCGCCTACATACTGGAAGCGCTGCCGCCGGACGACCGCCTGCTGGTGTGGGACCTGGTGCGCGCCGAGCGCGACGGCGAAATCCTGCTCGAAGTGTCGGACGCGGTCCGCGAGACGCTGATCGATGCGATGGAGCCGAAGGAGCTGGTCGCCGCGGTCGAACAGCTCGACGCCGACGAACTGGCCGACCTCGCGCCCGACCTCCCGACCGAGGTCATGCAGGACGTGTTCAGCTCGCTCGACCACGAGGAGCGCGAACAGCTGCGAGCGGCGATGTCCTACCCGGAGGATTCGGTCGGCGCGCTGATGGATTTCGACATGGTCACGGTGCGCGAGGACGTGACACTGGAAGTCGTGCTGCGCTACCTGCGCCTGTTCGACGAACTGCCGGACCACACCGACCAGATCTTCGTCATCGACCGCGACGACAAGCTGCGCGGCTCGCTGTCGCTGAACACGCTGCTGGTGAACGACGTCGACGTCGATGTGGCCAGCGTGATGCACGACCATCCGCTCGTGCTGCGCGCCTCGGACAGCGCCGAATCGGCCGCCCAGGCTTTCGAGCGCTACGACCTGGTGTCGGCGCCGGTGGTCGATCACCACGATCAGCTGATCGGCCGGCTCACCGTGAACGAGGTGATGGACTTCATCCGCGAGCAGTCGGAAGAGGAGCTGCTGGCGCACGCCGGTCTGCGCGAGGAGGAGGACATCTTCGCGCCCATCATGGATTCGGTGAAGAACCGTTGGGCCTGGCTCGCGATCAATCTGGTCACGGCCTTCTTCGCCTCGCGCGTGATCGGCGCTTTCGAAGGCTCGATCGAGAAGCTGGTGGCGCTGGCCGCGCTGATGCCCATCGTCGCCGGCATCGGCGGCAATTCGGGCAACCAGACCATCACGATGATCGTGCGCGCGATCGCTCTCGGTCAGCTGCAGCCGGAGGCGGCGCGCCGGCTCTATCGCAAGGAGATGGGCGTGTCGCTGATCAACGGCATCGTCTGGGGCGGTCTGCTGGGCCTGCTCGCCTGGTGGCTGTACGATTCGTGGGCGCTGGGCATGGTGATGACCGGCGCGATGACGCTGAACCTTCTGCTCGCCGCCTTTGTCGGTGTATCGGTACCGATGCTGCTGGCGCGCTACGGGCGCGACCCGGCGGTGGGCTCTTCGGTGCTGATCACCGCGGTGACCGATTCCGGCGGCTTCTTCATCTTCCTCGGGCTGGCCACCCTGTTCCTGATCTGA
- a CDS encoding ribonuclease catalytic domain-containing protein, translated as MNVLFEEDGHFRAGSVMTDSVSSLQVELPSGKRSKVKAANVLLRFASPEPSALLAAAETQAGDLDAPFLWEVCGDDEFAFEELAREYHGAAPDAVQSTAILLCLHAAPIYFHRKGRGRFRKAPPDILKAALAGLEKKRLQQEQIEHWSAELQAGRTPPEIAACATQILYKPDRNRLETKAVEAAAAAAGLSVVALMAKAGAFASSHDYHLGRFLFEYFPKGTDFPTHEVPPAGELPDAGVRAFSIDDATTTEIDDAFSVRPKEGGGWRIGIHIAAPSLAIQPGSALADIARSRLSTVYFPGRKITMLPDEAVDAYTLAAGRDCPALSLYLDVESDLRITAKETRIDRVAVVANLRHHEIEPLFNDDTLTAGELPDFEWRDELLLLWRLAEVLEAGRGKPSANGGQMDFNFYVDWEQTTEDGEGRVDILRRARGSPLDKLVAELMIVANNTWGADLRDAGIPALYRAQGAGKVRMTTVAAPHEGLGVDCYAWSTSPLRRYVDLVNQWQMITLLRGEPPVFPPKSEALLSALRDFELVYAAYADFQRAMERYWCLRWLRQRAAAGDSSPLSAIVLRESLIRLEQIPLVLRCPSLPARDPRSRVEVEVEHIHLLDNDARARWVGDLAALTGAAAVSEEELAEEIAEAELPPETPPAEAPVPELPVTPPESGEAD; from the coding sequence ATGAATGTTCTTTTCGAAGAGGACGGCCACTTCCGCGCCGGCTCCGTGATGACCGACAGCGTGTCCTCGCTGCAGGTCGAACTGCCGAGCGGCAAGCGCTCAAAGGTGAAGGCGGCCAATGTGCTGCTGCGTTTCGCCAGCCCCGAGCCGTCCGCGCTGCTGGCGGCCGCCGAAACGCAGGCGGGCGATCTCGACGCGCCCTTTCTGTGGGAAGTGTGTGGCGACGACGAATTCGCCTTCGAGGAACTGGCCCGCGAATACCACGGCGCGGCACCGGACGCCGTGCAATCCACCGCCATCCTGCTGTGCCTGCACGCCGCCCCGATCTACTTCCATCGCAAGGGCCGCGGTCGCTTCCGCAAGGCGCCACCGGACATCCTGAAGGCCGCGCTCGCCGGCCTGGAAAAGAAGCGGCTGCAGCAGGAGCAGATCGAGCACTGGAGCGCCGAACTGCAGGCCGGGCGCACGCCGCCGGAGATTGCCGCCTGCGCGACGCAGATCCTGTACAAGCCGGACCGCAACCGCCTCGAAACCAAGGCGGTCGAAGCTGCCGCCGCGGCCGCCGGCCTGTCTGTGGTGGCGCTGATGGCGAAGGCCGGTGCCTTCGCCTCCAGCCACGACTATCACCTCGGCCGCTTCCTGTTCGAGTATTTCCCGAAGGGCACCGACTTCCCGACGCACGAAGTGCCGCCGGCCGGCGAACTGCCGGACGCCGGCGTGCGTGCCTTCTCGATCGACGACGCCACCACCACCGAAATCGACGATGCGTTCTCGGTGCGCCCGAAAGAGGGCGGCGGCTGGCGTATCGGCATCCACATCGCCGCGCCGTCGCTGGCGATTCAGCCCGGCAGTGCGCTGGCCGACATCGCGCGCAGCCGGCTGTCCACCGTCTATTTCCCCGGCCGCAAGATCACCATGCTGCCGGACGAGGCGGTCGACGCCTACACCCTGGCCGCCGGGCGCGACTGCCCGGCGCTGTCGCTCTACCTCGACGTCGAGAGCGACCTGCGCATCACCGCGAAGGAGACGCGCATCGACCGCGTCGCCGTCGTTGCCAACCTGCGTCATCACGAGATCGAGCCGCTGTTCAACGACGACACGCTGACAGCCGGCGAGCTGCCGGACTTCGAGTGGCGCGACGAACTGCTGCTGCTGTGGCGTCTGGCCGAAGTGCTCGAAGCCGGTCGCGGCAAGCCGTCGGCCAACGGCGGCCAGATGGATTTCAACTTCTACGTCGATTGGGAACAGACGACCGAGGACGGCGAGGGCCGCGTCGACATCCTGCGCCGTGCGCGCGGCAGCCCGCTGGACAAGCTGGTGGCCGAACTGATGATCGTCGCCAACAACACCTGGGGCGCCGACCTGCGCGACGCCGGCATTCCGGCGCTGTACCGCGCCCAGGGCGCCGGCAAGGTACGCATGACCACGGTGGCCGCACCGCACGAAGGTCTGGGCGTCGACTGCTACGCCTGGTCCACCTCGCCGCTGCGCCGCTACGTCGACCTGGTGAATCAGTGGCAGATGATCACGCTGCTGCGCGGCGAGCCGCCGGTGTTCCCGCCGAAGTCGGAAGCGCTGCTGTCGGCGCTGCGCGACTTCGAACTGGTCTATGCCGCCTACGCCGACTTCCAGCGTGCGATGGAGCGCTACTGGTGCCTGCGCTGGCTGCGCCAGCGGGCGGCGGCCGGCGACAGCTCGCCGCTGTCGGCCATCGTGCTGCGCGAGTCACTCATCCGTCTCGAGCAGATTCCGCTGGTACTGCGCTGCCCCAGCCTGCCGGCGCGCGATCCGCGTTCGCGGGTCGAGGTCGAGGTGGAGCACATCCATCTGCTCGACAACGACGCGCGCGCTCGCTGGGTCGGCGATCTGGCGGCGCTGACCGGCGCCGCCGCGGTGTCGGAGGAAGAGCTGGCGGAGGAAATCGCCGAAGCCGAGCTGCCGCCGGAGACGCCGCCCGCCGAAGCACCGGTGCCCGAACTGCCGGTGACCCCGCCGGAGAGCGGCGAGGCGGACTGA
- a CDS encoding PEP-CTERM sorting domain-containing protein: protein MKALVFAAALGAFALPASAALETVHFTEYSVTFDNSTVLGGISFNSGGSGGSLGFGWTLSTSLVANDATIEFALPSFTVTANSGYTLSGDLSGFIGNLGYTEIGNGESGAWLAGAMAIDGSPVLPFYELLDRTEQLGGPQARSGYYSLGGSAPLGSFSSLVVSGLTLTLSASANAVVSSVGQGRLEVGFVAAPVPEPETYTLMLAGLGLISLAARRRMAR, encoded by the coding sequence ATGAAAGCTCTTGTCTTCGCCGCAGCACTGGGCGCCTTCGCACTGCCGGCATCCGCCGCACTCGAAACCGTACATTTCACCGAGTACTCGGTCACCTTCGACAACTCGACGGTACTGGGCGGCATTTCCTTCAACTCGGGCGGCAGCGGCGGAAGTCTGGGCTTCGGCTGGACACTGTCGACTTCACTGGTCGCCAACGACGCCACCATCGAGTTCGCGCTGCCCAGCTTCACCGTCACGGCCAACAGCGGGTACACGTTGAGCGGTGACCTCAGCGGCTTCATCGGCAACCTGGGCTACACCGAGATCGGCAATGGCGAGAGCGGCGCGTGGCTGGCCGGCGCCATGGCCATCGACGGCAGCCCGGTGCTGCCCTTCTACGAACTTCTCGACCGTACCGAACAGCTCGGCGGCCCGCAGGCGCGCAGCGGCTACTACAGCCTGGGAGGCAGCGCACCGCTCGGCAGCTTCTCGTCGCTGGTGGTGTCCGGCCTGACACTGACGCTCAGTGCCAGCGCGAATGCCGTGGTGTCCAGCGTCGGTCAGGGCAGACTGGAAGTAGGCTTTGTTGCAGCCCCGGTGCCGGAACCCGAAACCTATACGCTGATGCTGGCCGGCCTCGGTCTGATCTCGCTGGCTGCCCGCCGCCGCATGGCGCGCTGA